Proteins encoded within one genomic window of Methanothrix harundinacea 6Ac:
- a CDS encoding ATP-binding cassette domain-containing protein, with amino-acid sequence MLQVENLSKVYQLKDRQVEALKGVSFTAEEGEILGIVGKSGGGKSTLLKILRGIETFDSGKIEIDGLEIVPNSGPDLVHRQRQVTAIHLQRDFGLWTEPAIKNVARRVYSRITGYETIPTEYDLEYEAVMEEAMDYLKLVGLDKKAKHLATILSGGEKQRLLIARQLAKKPKLLLLDEPATMACPATKQEVLDAIKNVNRELGITTIVVSHLPEVHRYLADRMIWLDKGEILDEGEPEEVLRRFLSLLGDAEPLVPRPQALPAIRIVGLHKRNYLVGTGEVLRIEDLNLEIREGEITSLIGSSGGGKTTLLKIIQGIARPDEGSVFYRLGDGWVDMVEYSRERMGVRRNIGIMYQEFALFPRETVLEQIAYKLGVKGQDVIDYARKVAEEMGISDKILDVIYTLTDMTEEEAKTVLDKLGLTREIFEELFPRFPETEARRYAEPVFKVLDLDPSILEKYPHQLSGGEKVRVSIALLMASKPGILILDEPFGDIDPITLRGVANAIKRINAEFNTTILLVSHHVDFVREISHRAILFENGAVLADGDPEEVCDLFVSRCDASYLRVNPETKAPAEKA; translated from the coding sequence TTGCTCCAGGTTGAGAACCTATCCAAAGTCTACCAGCTGAAAGACCGCCAGGTTGAGGCCCTGAAGGGGGTGAGCTTCACCGCCGAAGAGGGGGAGATCCTGGGGATCGTGGGAAAGAGCGGAGGAGGCAAGAGCACCCTCTTGAAGATCCTCCGCGGCATCGAGACCTTCGACTCCGGGAAGATCGAGATCGACGGCCTCGAGATCGTCCCCAACTCGGGGCCTGATCTGGTCCACCGCCAGAGGCAGGTCACCGCCATCCATCTTCAGAGGGACTTCGGCCTCTGGACCGAGCCCGCCATCAAGAACGTCGCACGCCGGGTCTACTCCCGCATAACCGGCTACGAGACGATCCCGACGGAGTACGACCTCGAATACGAGGCGGTGATGGAAGAGGCGATGGATTACCTGAAGCTCGTCGGCCTCGATAAGAAGGCGAAGCACCTCGCCACGATCCTCAGCGGCGGCGAGAAGCAGAGGCTTCTGATCGCAAGGCAGCTCGCCAAAAAGCCGAAGCTCCTCCTCCTGGACGAGCCTGCCACCATGGCCTGCCCGGCGACGAAGCAGGAGGTCCTCGACGCCATCAAGAACGTGAACCGGGAGCTGGGGATCACCACCATCGTCGTATCCCACCTCCCCGAGGTCCACAGATACCTGGCCGATAGAATGATCTGGCTGGATAAGGGGGAGATCCTGGACGAGGGGGAGCCGGAGGAGGTGCTGAGAAGGTTCTTATCCCTCCTCGGCGACGCCGAGCCCCTAGTCCCCCGCCCCCAGGCCCTGCCCGCCATCAGGATTGTGGGCCTTCACAAGAGGAACTACCTCGTCGGGACCGGCGAGGTTCTCAGGATCGAGGACCTGAACCTGGAGATCAGAGAGGGGGAGATCACCTCCCTCATCGGGTCGAGCGGCGGAGGGAAGACGACCCTCCTCAAGATCATCCAGGGGATCGCCCGCCCGGACGAGGGCTCCGTCTTCTACAGGCTCGGAGATGGCTGGGTGGACATGGTGGAGTACTCCCGGGAGAGGATGGGGGTCCGGAGGAACATTGGGATAATGTACCAGGAGTTCGCCCTCTTCCCGAGGGAGACGGTCCTGGAGCAGATCGCCTACAAGCTCGGGGTGAAGGGGCAGGACGTCATCGACTACGCCCGGAAGGTGGCGGAGGAGATGGGGATCAGCGACAAGATCCTGGACGTCATCTACACCCTCACCGACATGACGGAGGAAGAGGCTAAGACGGTTCTGGACAAGCTGGGTCTGACGAGGGAGATCTTCGAGGAGCTCTTCCCGCGGTTTCCGGAGACGGAGGCGAGGAGGTACGCGGAGCCGGTCTTCAAGGTCCTGGACCTCGACCCCTCTATCCTGGAGAAGTATCCCCATCAGCTCAGCGGCGGCGAGAAGGTGAGGGTCTCCATCGCCCTCCTGATGGCCTCGAAGCCCGGGATCCTCATCCTCGACGAGCCCTTCGGGGACATCGATCCCATCACCCTCCGGGGGGTGGCCAACGCCATCAAGAGGATCAACGCCGAGTTCAACACCACCATCCTCCTCGTCAGCCATCACGTCGACTTCGTCCGGGAGATATCCCACCGGGCGATCCTCTTCGAGAATGGAGCCGTCCTCGCCGACGGCGACCCGGAGGAGGTCTGCGACCTCTTCGTCTCCCGTTGCGACGCCTCCTACCTGAGGGTCAATCCCGAGACGAAGGCTCCGGCGGAGAAGGCCTGA
- the metG gene encoding methionine--tRNA ligase, whose amino-acid sequence MAPSEPPILVTCGLPYANGPCHIGHLRTYVPADIFVRGLKKMGEAPHFICGSDSHGTPIVVNAEERGTTPTELVTRYHDHFDEVFRRMGVEFDYFGNTDDPSNHRRTQAIVEALMEEGHVYPREIQLAYCPSCDRFLPDRYVEGICPYCSSPARGDECDQGCGRHLEPGEISEPVCKVCGSGAEYRTQRHYFFRLSSFSDFLVDYLQSLGGTTNARNYALEWVRQELKDWCITRNLGWGVKFPGSEDLVVYVWVDAPIGYISFTEEWALRTNGDWERYWRKPSRIVHFIGGDIVYHHCIFWPAMLKGAGYTLPSAVVASGMLKIDNKTFSKSRGYVVWVIDDYLEQGLHPDLLRYYLASYTSHTKELNFSWKIFAEKVNGELVGALGNFVNRAVTFTTKNFDRAVPAGELDPEVMAKIEGTVSLVRSALEEYEFKKLADGAMALADFGNVYFQGSEPWKLAKSDRDRCGAVLRNCLQIAKALAILLQPVMPGKMEVAWRQLGLDGTAADARFDDAHLPIEAGMRLGAPEHIFNRIDDSLVSKLDEIFMERIAAIDAKKGKKQGEEKMGTVKFEDFKSLDLRVGEVKAAEGIKGSEKLLRLLVDIGSEERQIVAGIAKTHRPEDLLGRRVVVLANLEPAKLFGVESRGMLLAADADGEAVLLAPDKATPPGTKIR is encoded by the coding sequence TTGGCTCCATCCGAACCTCCCATACTCGTAACCTGCGGACTGCCCTACGCCAACGGCCCCTGCCACATCGGCCACCTCAGGACCTACGTCCCCGCCGACATATTCGTCCGGGGGCTGAAGAAGATGGGAGAGGCCCCCCACTTCATCTGCGGCTCCGACTCCCACGGGACGCCCATCGTCGTCAACGCCGAGGAGAGGGGGACGACGCCGACGGAGCTGGTGACCCGGTACCACGACCACTTCGACGAGGTCTTTCGCCGGATGGGGGTGGAGTTCGACTACTTCGGGAACACCGACGACCCCTCCAACCACCGCCGGACCCAGGCGATCGTCGAGGCCCTGATGGAGGAGGGGCACGTCTACCCCCGGGAGATCCAGCTGGCCTACTGCCCCTCCTGCGACCGATTCCTCCCCGACCGATACGTCGAGGGGATCTGCCCCTACTGCAGCTCCCCCGCCAGGGGGGACGAGTGCGACCAGGGGTGCGGCCGCCACCTGGAGCCGGGGGAGATCTCCGAGCCGGTCTGCAAGGTCTGCGGGAGCGGGGCGGAGTACCGGACCCAGAGGCATTACTTCTTCCGCCTATCCTCCTTCAGCGACTTCCTCGTCGATTACCTCCAGAGCCTCGGAGGCACGACGAACGCCAGGAACTACGCCCTGGAGTGGGTGAGGCAGGAGCTGAAGGACTGGTGCATCACCAGAAACCTCGGCTGGGGGGTGAAGTTCCCCGGCTCCGAGGATCTCGTCGTCTACGTCTGGGTGGACGCGCCGATAGGCTACATCTCCTTCACCGAGGAGTGGGCCCTCCGGACCAACGGCGACTGGGAGCGGTACTGGAGAAAACCCTCCCGGATCGTCCACTTCATCGGAGGCGACATCGTCTACCACCACTGCATCTTCTGGCCGGCGATGCTGAAGGGGGCGGGCTACACCCTCCCCTCCGCCGTCGTCGCCAGCGGCATGCTGAAGATCGACAACAAGACCTTCTCCAAGAGCAGGGGGTACGTCGTCTGGGTGATCGACGACTACCTGGAGCAGGGGCTCCACCCCGACCTCCTCAGGTACTACCTCGCCTCCTACACCTCCCACACCAAGGAGCTGAACTTCTCCTGGAAGATCTTCGCCGAGAAGGTGAACGGAGAGCTGGTGGGGGCCCTCGGGAACTTCGTCAACCGGGCCGTCACCTTCACCACCAAGAACTTCGACCGGGCCGTCCCCGCCGGGGAGCTGGACCCGGAGGTGATGGCGAAGATCGAGGGGACGGTATCTCTGGTGAGGTCTGCCCTCGAGGAGTACGAGTTCAAGAAGCTCGCCGATGGGGCGATGGCCCTGGCGGACTTCGGGAACGTCTACTTCCAGGGGAGCGAGCCCTGGAAGCTCGCCAAATCCGACCGGGACCGGTGCGGGGCGGTCCTGAGGAACTGCCTCCAGATCGCCAAGGCCCTGGCGATCCTCCTCCAGCCGGTGATGCCGGGGAAGATGGAGGTCGCCTGGAGGCAGCTCGGCCTCGACGGCACCGCCGCTGACGCCCGATTCGACGACGCCCACCTCCCGATCGAGGCGGGAATGAGGCTCGGCGCCCCCGAGCACATCTTCAACAGGATCGACGACTCCCTCGTCTCGAAGCTCGACGAGATCTTCATGGAGAGGATAGCGGCGATAGACGCCAAAAAAGGGAAGAAGCAGGGAGAAGAGAAGATGGGGACCGTGAAGTTCGAAGATTTCAAGAGCCTCGACCTCAGGGTTGGGGAGGTGAAAGCGGCCGAGGGGATCAAAGGATCGGAGAAGCTCCTCCGCCTCCTGGTCGATATAGGCTCCGAGGAGAGGCAGATCGTGGCGGGGATCGCCAAGACCCACCGCCCCGAGGACCTTTTGGGGAGGAGGGTCGTGGTCCTCGCCAACCTCGAGCCAGCGAAGCTCTTCGGCGTCGAGTCCCGGGGGATGCTCCTAGCCGCCGACGCCGACGGCGAGGCCGTCCTCCTCGCCCCCGATAAGGCGACCCCTCCGGGGACAAAGATCCGATGA
- the filR2 gene encoding methanogenesis two-component system response regulator FilR2 — translation MSYGLDSGDVLEAEDPFIILLVEDNNAHAMLIMRAFERLGFTGRIEWLRDGKAALDYLRLHEGGGRSLPRMVLLDLRLPKVDGHEVLSQIKRSERLRAIPVVVLTTSTSDDDLRRAYSNHVNSYLIKPLSFEDLKRTVEEIKEYWLGWNRSPGPA, via the coding sequence GTGAGCTACGGCCTGGATTCCGGAGACGTCCTAGAGGCAGAGGACCCCTTCATCATACTGCTCGTAGAGGACAACAACGCCCATGCGATGCTTATCATGAGGGCCTTTGAAAGGCTCGGCTTCACCGGGAGGATAGAGTGGCTGAGGGATGGGAAGGCCGCCCTAGATTACCTCCGCCTCCACGAAGGGGGGGGGAGGAGCCTCCCGAGGATGGTCCTCCTGGACCTCCGGCTCCCTAAGGTCGACGGCCACGAGGTCCTATCTCAGATCAAGAGGTCGGAGAGGCTGAGGGCGATCCCCGTCGTCGTCCTCACCACCTCCACCAGCGACGACGACCTCCGGCGGGCCTACTCCAACCACGTCAACAGCTACCTCATCAAGCCCCTCAGCTTCGAGGACCTGAAGCGGACCGTCGAGGAGATCAAAGAGTACTGGCTTGGATGGAACCGCTCCCCCGGACCCGCGTGA
- the filR1 gene encoding methanogenesis two-component system response regulator FilR1, which produces MDERDMVKRVKVFASSELKLNILLCLKYREMDVNDLQGVLGGRNTTILHAIRDMTDDYLISRGRQGYRLTNLGKIRGCVLESLMGVLDDLEARPDFWLNHDISSIPPEMLERLSMLRRSEMVSTNPASPLEIHERLESLLSTSKKISAILPLLIFPKDSKVFTNALRRGSRVDLLMTEKIAGSLLDDGSISAYEVERLLKFESFRLRLIGEDLKLALFVTESFLYLGLYRHDGVYDVGTGAIYLGESAVAWGMELFEYYAQRSRELDEGDLTRVFRSSIQPEAEAPPLAGEDPGAFDVMIVEDDLGHATLIRRIFEESSPRWRVHHASQLQDALRWIEESYGRPFLVVADYLLPDGCGLDLAGKAERPLEVGFPLIILTGFGSEKIAAQAFKSGAMDYVVKEADSIQRLPEIAEEALLRWRELKRRAAGGEGHPSPQEGQGLPLKV; this is translated from the coding sequence ATGGACGAAAGGGATATGGTCAAACGGGTGAAGGTATTCGCCAGCTCTGAGCTGAAGCTGAACATCTTGCTCTGTTTAAAATATCGAGAGATGGATGTTAACGACCTCCAGGGGGTCCTGGGAGGAAGGAATACCACAATTCTCCATGCCATAAGGGATATGACCGATGACTATCTGATCTCCAGGGGTCGGCAGGGATACAGGCTGACGAACCTGGGGAAGATCAGGGGCTGCGTCCTTGAGAGCCTGATGGGGGTCCTGGATGATCTCGAGGCCCGTCCCGATTTCTGGCTGAACCACGATATCAGCTCCATCCCTCCGGAGATGCTAGAAAGGCTGAGCATGCTCCGCCGGTCGGAGATGGTCTCCACAAACCCCGCCTCCCCCCTGGAGATCCACGAGAGGCTGGAGTCTCTGCTCTCCACCTCGAAGAAGATCTCCGCGATCCTCCCTCTATTGATATTTCCAAAGGACTCGAAGGTCTTCACGAACGCCCTCCGGAGGGGGTCCCGGGTGGATCTTTTGATGACGGAGAAGATCGCAGGAAGCCTCCTCGACGACGGGAGCATCTCCGCCTACGAGGTGGAGAGGCTCCTCAAGTTCGAAAGCTTCAGGCTCAGGCTCATCGGTGAAGATCTCAAGCTCGCCCTCTTCGTCACTGAATCCTTCCTCTATCTGGGGCTCTATCGCCACGACGGAGTCTACGACGTGGGGACGGGGGCGATCTATCTCGGAGAGTCCGCCGTCGCCTGGGGGATGGAGCTCTTCGAATACTACGCTCAGAGATCCCGGGAGCTGGATGAGGGGGACCTCACGAGGGTATTCCGATCGAGCATTCAGCCGGAGGCGGAGGCTCCGCCTCTGGCCGGCGAAGACCCCGGAGCCTTCGACGTGATGATCGTCGAGGACGACCTCGGCCACGCCACCCTCATCCGCCGGATCTTCGAGGAGAGCAGCCCGAGATGGAGGGTCCATCACGCCAGCCAGCTCCAGGATGCCCTGAGGTGGATCGAGGAGAGCTATGGCCGACCGTTCCTGGTGGTGGCGGACTATCTCCTCCCGGACGGCTGCGGCCTAGACCTCGCGGGGAAGGCGGAGCGTCCCCTGGAGGTGGGCTTCCCCCTGATAATCCTCACCGGATTCGGCTCCGAGAAGATAGCGGCTCAGGCCTTCAAGTCCGGGGCGATGGACTACGTCGTCAAGGAGGCAGATAGCATCCAGCGGCTTCCCGAGATCGCAGAAGAGGCCCTCCTCAGGTGGCGGGAGCTGAAGAGGCGGGCCGCCGGCGGGGAGGGCCACCCGAGCCCCCAGGAGGGGCAGGGCCTCCCCCTCAAGGTCTGA
- a CDS encoding OB-fold nucleic acid binding domain-containing protein, whose product MDQEIGEVYEQIKDMISPEEFEERVGEKVELMGELCDRRTAAMLVAREFGEVELKIDRIRPETGKVTFVGKVVAISEVHEFPRSGGGVGRVANVTLADETGSVRIVLWDELAEPVSTGELHLDQTLRVRGFTREGYFGTEVTVDRGGLEEVEAEITTRTEPLKISEVRADMGDIHILARVLDPGTVREFSRRDGSVGLVRSVILGDSSGKIRLTLWNEKAEIDLAEGDALEVTNALSRERYGSVEVQAGGYSVVKKSDVPVEYQEKMTQVSDLAAGSICSISGFVSGLGEVREFERDDGTVGRVANIYVSDGTGRVRVALWNDQVRLIEDLDLGSRIDIVDCMARAGWNGDVELSCGWSTRVTFAPPEERG is encoded by the coding sequence ATGGACCAGGAGATCGGGGAGGTCTACGAGCAGATCAAGGATATGATCTCCCCCGAGGAGTTCGAGGAGAGGGTCGGAGAGAAGGTCGAGCTGATGGGGGAGCTCTGCGACCGGAGGACGGCAGCGATGCTCGTAGCCCGGGAGTTCGGCGAGGTGGAGCTGAAGATCGACCGGATCAGGCCCGAGACGGGGAAGGTCACCTTCGTCGGAAAGGTCGTCGCCATCTCTGAGGTCCACGAGTTCCCCCGGAGCGGCGGGGGCGTGGGGAGGGTCGCCAACGTCACCCTCGCCGACGAGACCGGGAGCGTCAGGATCGTCCTCTGGGACGAGCTGGCGGAGCCCGTATCCACCGGGGAGCTCCACCTCGACCAGACCCTGCGGGTCCGGGGCTTCACCCGGGAGGGGTACTTCGGGACCGAGGTGACGGTGGACCGGGGCGGCCTCGAGGAGGTGGAGGCGGAGATCACCACCCGGACGGAGCCCCTCAAGATCTCCGAGGTGAGGGCGGATATGGGGGACATCCACATCCTCGCCAGGGTCCTCGACCCGGGGACGGTCCGGGAGTTCTCCCGGCGGGACGGCTCCGTGGGCCTCGTCAGGTCCGTCATCCTCGGCGACAGCTCCGGGAAGATAAGGCTCACCCTCTGGAACGAGAAGGCGGAGATCGACCTCGCCGAGGGCGACGCCCTGGAGGTGACGAACGCCCTCTCCCGAGAGAGGTACGGATCGGTGGAGGTCCAGGCCGGAGGGTACTCGGTCGTGAAAAAGAGCGATGTTCCCGTCGAGTACCAGGAGAAGATGACCCAGGTCTCGGACCTCGCCGCCGGATCGATCTGCAGCATCTCCGGCTTCGTATCCGGCCTCGGGGAGGTCCGGGAGTTCGAGCGGGACGACGGGACCGTCGGAAGGGTGGCGAACATCTACGTCTCCGACGGAACGGGCCGGGTGAGGGTCGCCCTCTGGAACGACCAGGTCCGGCTGATCGAGGACCTCGACCTCGGCTCCAGGATAGATATCGTCGACTGCATGGCTCGGGCGGGGTGGAACGGCGATGTGGAGCTGAGCTGTGGGTGGAGCACCAGGGTTACTTTCGCCCCGCCCGAGGAGAGGGGTTAA
- the filI gene encoding methanogenesis two-component system histidine kinase FilI — MTLRRSILAFTGGMILVLALICSTFMCHMMMGTLSDLEEAYVHQKVDGTLFYLQEDLSSLKRAAEDWGHWNDTRDFVIGENDQYIQDNLNSWTLSGLDVDFMIYYDRSGNLFYSRAFNHATGEEVPAPGRLLSLAKDDPLIAHSSPEDGLTGIVSDPEGLLLVSSTTILDSHWKGPISGTFIVGRRLDGARAEGLARLSGIDLRMAATAPVGESEGTNSKTSLLIVKEDSDTLIATKTIDDVYGNPTVLLEAQVPREIRSRGLETIRRQVVGIFLASLLFGGLILLFLELSILMPLATITSSVEAIREQEKGQGSRIPTVGPAELATLAESINEMLDHLESYNQKLAMSEKRFRTIVDTAHDCIFIKDPKSRYVLVNPVMERIFQLPASKMLGERDEVFFSAETAARIREKDAGVLSGEPFVGEVSAHTRAGSSMTFHAVKVPLRDDRGQVTGICGIARDITDIKEAGVELLKRDRLLSASAAASYSLLVNYDIDQIIIDVLQLLGEAVEADRAYIFENQTVDGEVLMSQRYEWTKGEVEPQINNPVLQSLPYHPDSSTFYEIISRGRPYVGLVKDLPESERAYLAPQGIVSILIVPIFVEDRLWGFIGFDDCHRERFWSNGEISVLQVAAGSIGGAFIRSRTRADLVRAKGELQERIGEVEAKNAEMERFVYTVSHDLRSPLVTIQGFVGFLREDLSALDGDKIKIDLAMIEEAVLKMDHLLKDTLSLSRVGRVVNPPEEGSFGEIVHEALSQASGELRSRGIKVSLAEGWPRVRVDRLRVQEALTNLLDNSIKYMGDRPHPEIEVGWRPEGEETVFFVRDNGIGMDPDQWEKVFGLFYKIDPDSEGSGVGLAIVRRIIEVHGGRIWIESEEGRGTCVLFTLPTP, encoded by the coding sequence ATGACGCTGCGCCGAAGCATCCTGGCCTTCACCGGGGGGATGATCCTCGTCCTCGCCCTCATCTGCAGCACCTTCATGTGCCACATGATGATGGGGACCCTCTCGGATCTGGAGGAGGCCTACGTCCACCAGAAGGTCGATGGCACCCTCTTCTACCTCCAGGAGGACCTATCATCCCTCAAGAGGGCGGCGGAGGACTGGGGGCACTGGAACGATACCCGGGACTTCGTCATAGGCGAGAACGATCAGTACATCCAGGATAACCTGAACAGCTGGACCCTATCCGGCCTCGACGTCGACTTCATGATCTACTACGACCGCTCCGGCAACCTATTCTACTCCAGGGCCTTCAACCACGCCACGGGAGAGGAGGTCCCAGCCCCCGGCCGGCTTCTGAGCCTCGCGAAGGACGACCCCCTGATAGCTCATTCCTCGCCGGAGGACGGCCTTACGGGGATCGTCTCCGATCCGGAGGGGCTTCTTCTGGTCAGCTCCACCACGATCCTCGACAGCCACTGGAAGGGGCCGATATCGGGGACCTTCATCGTCGGCAGGCGCCTGGACGGGGCGAGGGCGGAAGGGCTTGCGAGGCTGAGCGGCATCGACCTGAGGATGGCTGCCACCGCCCCGGTGGGGGAGTCAGAGGGTACCAACTCTAAAACCTCCCTCCTCATCGTTAAGGAGGACTCAGATACCCTCATCGCCACCAAGACGATCGATGATGTATACGGTAACCCCACCGTCCTCCTGGAGGCCCAGGTCCCGAGGGAGATCCGCTCAAGGGGACTGGAGACGATCCGCCGGCAGGTGGTGGGGATCTTCCTTGCAAGCCTCCTCTTCGGGGGGCTGATCCTCCTCTTCCTGGAGCTCTCCATCCTTATGCCCCTGGCCACCATCACCTCCTCCGTCGAGGCGATCCGGGAGCAGGAGAAAGGCCAAGGGTCGCGGATCCCAACGGTGGGGCCGGCGGAGCTGGCCACCCTCGCAGAGTCGATCAACGAGATGCTCGACCACCTCGAGAGTTACAACCAGAAGCTCGCCATGAGCGAGAAGAGGTTCAGGACGATCGTGGATACCGCCCATGACTGCATCTTCATCAAAGACCCGAAGAGCAGGTACGTCCTCGTCAACCCCGTCATGGAGAGGATATTTCAGCTGCCAGCCTCCAAGATGCTGGGAGAGAGGGACGAGGTCTTCTTCAGCGCCGAGACGGCGGCTCGGATCCGGGAGAAAGACGCCGGGGTTCTCTCCGGAGAACCGTTCGTCGGCGAGGTCTCCGCCCATACCCGAGCCGGATCTTCAATGACCTTCCACGCCGTCAAGGTCCCCCTGAGGGACGACCGGGGCCAGGTCACGGGGATATGCGGGATCGCAAGAGACATCACCGATATCAAGGAGGCTGGGGTCGAACTCCTGAAAAGGGACAGGCTCCTCTCCGCCTCCGCCGCCGCCTCCTACTCCCTCCTAGTCAACTACGATATCGACCAAATCATCATCGACGTCCTCCAGCTCCTGGGGGAGGCGGTGGAGGCGGACCGGGCCTACATCTTCGAGAACCAGACCGTAGATGGGGAGGTCCTCATGAGCCAGCGCTACGAGTGGACGAAGGGAGAGGTCGAGCCCCAGATAAATAACCCCGTCCTTCAGAGCCTCCCGTACCACCCCGATTCATCCACTTTTTATGAGATTATATCGAGGGGGAGACCTTATGTAGGCCTCGTCAAGGACCTTCCCGAATCGGAGAGGGCTTACCTTGCGCCCCAGGGTATCGTCTCCATCCTGATCGTCCCGATCTTCGTCGAGGATCGGCTATGGGGGTTCATCGGCTTCGACGACTGCCACCGGGAGAGGTTCTGGAGCAACGGCGAGATATCGGTCCTCCAGGTGGCGGCGGGGTCCATAGGCGGCGCTTTCATCCGGTCCCGGACGAGGGCGGACCTGGTCAGGGCGAAGGGGGAGCTCCAGGAGAGGATCGGCGAGGTGGAGGCGAAGAACGCCGAGATGGAGAGGTTCGTCTACACCGTCTCCCACGACCTTCGGTCCCCCCTCGTCACCATCCAGGGGTTCGTCGGCTTCCTCCGGGAGGATCTCTCGGCCTTGGACGGAGATAAGATCAAGATCGACCTTGCGATGATCGAGGAGGCGGTCCTCAAGATGGACCACCTCCTCAAGGACACCCTGAGCCTCTCCCGGGTCGGCCGGGTCGTCAACCCTCCGGAGGAGGGCTCCTTCGGAGAGATCGTCCACGAGGCCCTCAGCCAGGCCTCCGGGGAGCTGAGATCGAGGGGTATCAAGGTCTCCCTCGCCGAGGGCTGGCCCAGGGTGAGGGTGGACAGGCTGAGGGTCCAGGAGGCTCTGACGAACCTCCTCGACAACAGCATCAAGTACATGGGCGACAGGCCCCATCCCGAGATAGAGGTCGGATGGCGGCCTGAGGGAGAGGAGACCGTCTTCTTCGTCAGGGACAACGGTATCGGGATGGACCCCGACCAGTGGGAGAAGGTCTTCGGCCTCTTCTACAAGATCGACCCCGACTCCGAGGGGAGCGGCGTCGGCCTCGCCATAGTGAGGAGAATAATAGAGGTCCACGGCGGGAGGATCTGGATCGAATCGGAGGAGGGGAGAGGGACCTGCGTCCTCTTCACCCTCCCGACCCCCTGA
- the radA gene encoding DNA repair and recombination protein RadA, producing the protein MAEVLLEDLSGVGPATAEKLREAGFASVEALAVASPAQLAACADVGESTAAKIIASARAAADIGGFETGDMVMERRKLVGKVTTGSETFDALMGGGFETQAIVEVYGEFGSGKTQVAHQVAVNVQLPAEEGGLNGSVIIIDTENTFRPERIAQMVEGLPPSGEPEKPREPEEFLRNIHVARAYNSNHQILLAESALDLAEKMKKSGKPARLLIVDSLTAHFRAEYVGRGTLADRQQKLNKHLHTLMRFADLNNAVVLVTNQVMAKPDAFFGDPTKPVGGHIVGHTATFRIYLRKSKGEKRIARLIDSPNLPDGEAVFAVTSAGLMD; encoded by the coding sequence ATGGCTGAAGTATTACTCGAGGATCTCTCCGGGGTCGGTCCGGCCACGGCGGAGAAGCTGAGGGAGGCGGGGTTTGCCAGCGTCGAGGCCCTGGCCGTCGCCTCGCCGGCGCAGCTGGCGGCCTGTGCCGACGTGGGGGAGTCGACGGCGGCGAAGATCATAGCCTCGGCGAGGGCGGCCGCCGACATCGGGGGCTTTGAGACCGGCGATATGGTGATGGAGAGGAGGAAGCTCGTCGGCAAGGTGACGACGGGGAGCGAGACCTTCGACGCCCTGATGGGAGGGGGTTTTGAGACCCAGGCGATCGTGGAGGTGTACGGCGAGTTCGGCTCCGGGAAGACCCAGGTGGCCCATCAGGTGGCGGTGAACGTCCAGCTCCCGGCGGAGGAGGGCGGCCTCAACGGCTCCGTCATAATCATCGATACCGAGAACACCTTCAGGCCCGAGAGGATCGCCCAGATGGTGGAGGGGCTCCCCCCCTCCGGGGAGCCGGAGAAGCCCCGGGAGCCGGAGGAATTTTTGAGGAACATCCACGTCGCTCGGGCCTACAACTCCAACCATCAGATCCTCCTCGCCGAGAGCGCCCTCGACCTCGCAGAGAAGATGAAGAAGTCGGGGAAGCCGGCGAGGCTCCTCATCGTCGACTCCCTCACCGCCCACTTCCGGGCCGAGTACGTCGGCCGGGGGACCCTGGCCGACCGGCAGCAGAAGCTGAACAAGCACCTCCACACCCTGATGCGCTTTGCAGACCTCAACAACGCCGTCGTCCTGGTGACAAACCAGGTGATGGCCAAGCCCGACGCCTTCTTCGGCGACCCGACGAAGCCGGTGGGTGGCCACATCGTCGGCCACACCGCCACCTTCCGGATCTACCTCCGGAAGTCCAAGGGGGAGAAGAGGATCGCAAGGCTCATCGACTCTCCGAACCTCCCCGACGGCGAGGCGGTCTTCGCAGTCACCTCTGCGGGGCTGATGGATTGA